In the genome of Zobellia nedashkovskayae, the window ACTGTTACAAGCGGCTTATGAAACCTTCAGACATTACTCATAGAACTCCGCAACATCATCTAACGACTTTCTTTTAATATCCGGCACGTAGGTCGGCGATTTTGGATAGCCTACGGGCAATAATAAAAAAGCACGTTCATTACTGGGTCGGTTTAATAGCTTCGCCAAGAAATTCATAGGGCTTGGGGTATGGGTCAACGTAACTAAACCTGCATTATGAATAGCGGTGATAAGCATGCCACAGGCAATACCCACAGATTCATTTACGTAGTAATTATTCAGTTTTTCGCCTTCATCACCAAGGTCATGCACTTTTTTAAAAACAATGATCAACCAAGGAGCAATCTCTAAAAAAGGTTTGTACATATTCGTACCCATCGGTTGCAAGTCTTTCTTCCATCGGTCGCTCATTCGGCTTTCGTAGCTTTCCTTTTCTTCGGCCTCGGCAGCTTCCTTAATCTTGGTTTTAAGGGCAGGGTTGGAGACCGCACAGAATGTCCAAGGTTGTTTATGGGCACCAGAAGGAGCTGTTGAAGCTGTTTTTATTAAAGTCTCTATAACTTCCTTAGGTACAGGGGTATCCGCATATTCCCGAACCGATCGTCTTTTGTTCAAATGAGAATAGAGTGCCTGACTTTGTTTTAGCAGTTCTTTTTGGGAGAGTACATTTTCTTGGTAGCGTACATGCTTGTGACCGTTAATGATAATATAAGGTTCGGTTGCCATTGCGTTGGTGTATTTATTCAAATGCGTTTCCCAAAGATATCGATTTTTTAAATCCTTGTATTCTAAGCTTTTTCACCTAGGTTTCTTACTATAAATTAAGGTACAACATACACCCGATTTTATTCGCAGTTTAAAACGGTTCATATACAGAGTGATGCTCACCATTGGCTGAAAAGTCAGTTTTAGTCTTAAACTCTATGCTAGTTTTATGTTCTAATGAAACAAATGTAAGGCACGGCCTGGTTGTGCTTCATAAGAATAACACCCCTAAAATTCGATTAAAATGAAGAAATTAAAAAGTAAGTTCAGCTATGCCTCGTTATTGATTCTGTTTCTACTTGTATCCTCTTGTAGCAGTGATGATGTAGATACCACCAGCATTACGGAAGATGAAACGGACACTACGGAAGACAGTAGTGGTATTGATACCAATACGTATATAATGGCAATTGATCCAGATGACGGGGTCTCAATTATCAACCATGATGGTGATACGTTGTTTGAATGGGATATTGACCCTTTGGGTGATGATGCGGAATTACAAAGTGATGGTAGTTTAGTGGCTATTCAACAGACCAATAATGCCAGAATTACTTTTGGTGGTTATGGTGGTAAATTCATAAAGATCAATGCAGATCAGACTACGGATTGGGAGTTCACTTATTCGAGTGATACTTATATTTCCCATCATGATGTCAATTACCTTTCAAACGGCAATATCATTTTTCTTGTTTGGGAAAAAATAGATTCCGATGATGCAATTCAAATGGGTTTTTCGGAAAACTTTGACATTTATCCGGATGCTGTGGTTGAAATGAATCCGCTTACTCAAGAGATAGTTTGGGAATGGCATTTTACAGATCATGTAGTTCAAGATAATGATAGCACTAAAGATAATTATGGGGTAGTAGTAGATAATCCTAATAAAATAAATATTAACTACAACAGCAGTCAAGACGATGGTGATATTACGCATGCAAACGGTCTAACTTTAGACGAAACAAATGACCTTTTGTATATAACCATTAACTATTACAGTGAAGTTTGGGTAATAGATCACAGTACAACTACAGAAGAGGCAGCAACAAGCGATGGTGGAGATTATGGTTTAGGAGGTGATTTAGTATATCGTTTCGGTAATCCGCTTGCATATGATAATATTGGAGATGTAACCTTAAACCGAGTGCATTACCCTAACCTTTTTGATGATGATAAAATGTTGGTTTTCGCTAATAATATATACGATGGGCAATCTGCTATTGTTGAGTATCAATTAAGTCCGCCTTATCAATTGGTAGCTGGCCAAGATAACGAACCCGCAGTTATATGGGAGTTTACGGATCCGGATTTATATAGCTTAACCATTGGTGGCGCTGTGCGTACGAGCAATGGCAATACATTGATCGCAGAAGGCTCCGGAACCATTTGGGAGGTAAATGCAAATGGTGAGGTCTTATGGCAAACTACGGATATAAATAGACCATGGCGTGTGTATGCCTTTGAGATAGACGATCCTGCAATGACGGCATTGGGCTTATAGAAGTGAATTATTTGAGTTTTGTTTAGTTGGTAATTGTAAAAAGCTTTGGTAGAAATATCGAAGCTTTTTTTGTTTCAATAGTTTTCATACATGAGAATTATTTTGCCAATTGGAATTAATTCTAATCTTCAGAAATAGAACAGAAGTATCCTTTTTCAGGTTTGGTGTAAACTATGCTATTTTTTTATACCTCTAAACTGCTACTGCGTTCATGATAACAGCATAGAGCGTTGTTTTTAATAGGTTTGAAAGAGTAGTGGATATTGCAATTGGTGAAAAACTAGATAAGGAGCTTGTAGCATTTAAGAATGACCATACCTATAACGTAAAGTATTTATTTTACAATAGAACATTTAGAAATACCTTCCATTTTAATTATTATATAACAAGGTTTAGGCACTTTTTACCAGCATCACTTAAAATCTGGGTTCACCAAAACTCTACCTTCTGCACGGGCTTTCATATACACTGCTTTAGAAGGTCTTGGACGTATGCGATATTTGGTAGGTAATCCTGTTTCCCTGAAGAAATCGTCTGGAGTTCTTTCCGTAGGAAGTATATCATTGGTGGCCGTTCTTATTTTCTCCAATCTAGATTTCATGTCTTCTAATACGCTACTATATTCTAGGTTACTAGCCAAGTTATTCAGTTCGTACGGATCTTTAATGATATCAAAAAGTTCATCGGTATCTCTAGGGGCTATAAAGCATTTAAGTTGTGCCTCGTTTAACGTCCCTTTTTCTTTTTCCTCAAGCATGCTTTGCCACCCTAATCCTCTAATAATATCCGCAGAAGGCGTATTCGGCAAATCTGCATAGTAATTCTTGATGTATTTGAATTGTTTGGTACGTACCGCTCTGGTATAATCTTCATAATCATGAAAATGGTCTTCGGCATATATTTCATCACGAATCGGTATATCATTGTTCTCCAACAAGGGCATAAAACTAAAGCCATCAAACTCCTGTAAGGGTTCCAATCCTGCCATTTGCATAAAAGTTGGTGCTATATCCACAGCACTTACCAATTCTGTATTGGTTTGCCCGCCTTTAATTTTTGCAGGCCATTTTATAATCCAAGGGGTTTTTATTCCACCTTCGTATAACGTAGTTTTATCTCTTGGAAAAGCCCTTCCGTTATCCGAAACAAAAAGTATAATGGTATTATCGGCTACGTTCTGCGCTTCTAATTCCGCCACAACTTTACCGATATACTCATCCATTCTAGAAACCTCATCGTAGTACAGAGCAAAGTCCTTTTTAACCCCTTCGGTATTAGGCACATAAGGCGGTAAAATCACATCTTCCGGTCCGTGTGGATTCTCAATAATACCTTCATAAAAAGGTCTGTGGGCATCAGCAGAGGCTAACCACGTAAAAAAAGGCTGGTCTTTTGGTCTTTCTTGCAACAGCTTGATCCAATCATCACAACCACTACCATCACCAACTAATCTTCTGTCCAGACCTTTTAATCCAATGTTGTCATTCCATTGCATTTCCCACAATACATTAAAATCATCATTTACATATTCACCCATGTGATATTTTCCGGCCAAACCGGTCCAATATCCTGCATTTTTTAGCTCTTGAACAAAAGTCTTTTTCTCTTCCGGTAATGGCCAGGCCAATTGTTCTGCGTCCGTATTATGCGGGTACAGTCCAGAAATAATACTGGTTCTACTTGGGCTACACGAGCTTGTGGTTAAAAAGGCATTGGTAAACAACATACCGTCTTGTGCCAATTGGTCTAAATGAGGTGTTCTAATATTTTTATGACCGTATGGGCCAATATCATCCCAGTTAACATCATCTGCAATTATAAATACAATGTTGGGTTTTTGGGCGGTTTCGCTTGCTGTTTTATCATCCTGACTGTTTAATAAAAAAGGTAGCAATAAAAAGGAAAAATAAGTAACATATTTACGATAACTCATGGGTACTTAAGGTAAGTTCATATACGAATGTAGGATACATTCAACGGTACAAAATACGTTTAAAAAAAACAATTGTAAAATATACACGTTTTAATTTGTGAATGTTTTGGTTCGTTTTACCCGTTCCACGCTTTTGTTTGATAGATATTTGGATAGTTGTGGTAAATATTAGTTTTCTGTGCGTACACATAAGCAGAAGAAGTTCACGCCAACAGAAGAATTACGAATAGGGTTAAAAAGTAGTAACTTTTTTTTATGGCTTACAGCTGAGCAGCATCAGGGTTATGTTCTATACACCATCATTATTTTGAGACCTAAATGGAACCGTAAAAAAGATGGAGGTTCCTACATTTAACTCACTTTCAACCCATATGGTACCGCCATTGCTTTCTACCATTTCTTTACTTAGGGACAAACCTAATCCCGTACCTTTTTCATTATTGGTGCCATGGGAGGTCTTGGTATGGTTCTTATCAAAGAGATTTGATTGGTTTTCCTGCGCCATACCAACCCCATTGTCCTTAACTTCAATCTGATATTTATGGCTCATTTCAACAACATTAATGTTCACTTTACCATTTTCGTTAGTGAACTTTACAGCGTTACTTATTAAATTTCTTAGTACAATATCTATAAGATCGCGATCACTGAAACTTATGATATTTTCAGGAAGATTGTTCAATAGGGTTATTGATTTTTTAATTGCTAGGGGCTTCATTAGTTCAATGTTTTCATTAACCAATACTCTTAAATCTACATTACTTGGCTTAATTATAGTTCCGTTCAATTGTGTTTTACCCCATATTAAGAGATTGTTGAGCATATCCGATATCCCTTGTATATTGTGGAGGGCCTTTGGTAAAACTGTGTCGATTTGTTCTTTTGATAAACCATTTTCAACATATAATTTTAGTAAGGAATGAAATGAATTTATAGGACCTCTTAAATCATGTGCAATAACCGAGAACAGCTTGTCTTTAGTCTCGTTAGCCTCCTGCAGTTCCGATTCACGTTTAATTAAATCTTCTTGTTTTATTTGTAATTGCTTATTGAGCTTCTTTTGAATTTTATGTGTCTTATTTAAGGATATTAGAAAAATTGCCAATACCACTGATGCTGCAAATGCCGCAAAAATGTATAGCCTCTGTTGCGCAATAGCTGATTTATTTTCTTGGATTAGTAACTTCTTTTGATTTTCAAATTTTATTTCACTTTTAAGAACCCCCAGTCCTTTTTGATAATTCTCTGCAGAAGACTTTTTAAATAATCTTAAATATTCGGTTAAATATTCATATGCTTTTAAGGGTTCTCCTTTTTCATGATAAATTTGGGACAACACTAAATTGGACTCCATTAGATCAGTAAATACTTTTAGTTCTTCGGATATTTTAAGGGCTTTAAGACCAAAATTCTCTGCTTTGTCTAAGTCTAAGAGTCCTAAATAAGACCTTGCCATACCCATATAAGTTCTAGCATAACCAATATTCAAATCAATTTCATCAAAAATTTTCAAAGATTTCTTAAACCATTCTTGAGCTTCTTTATAGTTATGCTGATTAAGAATAATACTTCCTTTTTCCTGATAGCTATATCCTAACCAATCAAAATGATTTGTTTTTTTGAAAATGTTTATACACTGATCCACATTTTTACTGGCTATAGTATACTTTTCTTGCTTATTATACATTACAGCCATATTTAGTAATGTCTGGGCCAGAGCAATATCTAAATTGTTTTTTATACTAATTTGACGTGATTTTTCATTGAATAATAAAGCCGTATCATAGTCTTTATTATCGTCGTACAATAAGGCAATGTTATCATAAATTGCCCCCATCATATAAACATCATTAACCTTTTCAGCAATTGGCAACGCCTCTAGAAATTTGGTAAGAGCTATTCCATTTTTCCCTTCTTGCCATAGCGCAAGTCCTATAAGGTTTAAAGCATCAAGTTTCTCATTTAACAAGTTGTGGGTATTTGCTATAGCAAGAGATTCTTTTAGTTTTTCATTAGCTAAATCTAGATTGCCATTAAATGTATAATAATTTCCTAAACCATTCAATGCACCACACTGTCCTTTAAAATAGCTTAGTTTCTCACTCAATTCATAAGCTTCATCTAGAAAAACTGTTGTGCTATCTGGTACATATAAATAAGAATCATCTCCAAGTCTAATAAGTAAATCTATATACTTTTCACTTTCTGCACTAAAATTTTTGGCCGCTTTCATTCGCTTAAGTTCTGCCAAGTCTTCTTTATACGTATGCTCTGGAATAGAAGTATAAGAAGATGCATAGAATGCTATAATAAGAAGCATTATACAACGAAACTTATAAAGTATAGAGTACTTCATTAATTAATATTGAATTAGGCAGATTTTAATTGGCCTGTTTAATTTTAGATTAATTATAACATTAGACGACTATAACATTATAAAAAGGTGTTGTCAACTTCTTATTATTTAAAAGGATTATTGATCAAACTGACTATGAAAATGTTATTTTCTTTTATATAAGTGAAAATTAAATAAAATATGTAGCGAATAATAAAAAATCTTATATTAATTAAAATGTCCCATGACAATGGTACAAATGGAATGATAAAATATTATAACTCCTATCTACGCGGCTCCCAACTCTTCTTGGCTATTTTTAAACATAGTTAAATTGAATTACCTATTAATTTCTAAAACCTTATACCTTATTTTTAAGAGGGAGACGAAACTATGTAATTGGCAGTCGTTAATTGAGTGCTAATAAAAATTAAATACGCTTAGATGTTAACAAAAGAAAAAATTAAACACTAATTGTAAGATTACTATCTTAACATGTTAATTAATAATGGTTTAATTTATAAAATAAGCATAATGAATACTAATAAATCAGTAATATTCCTATTCGTATATATGTCATTTCAAGTCTGTATTGCGCAGCAAATAGAAAATTACACGAAAGGGGAAATAGAAATTAAAGTCGCTTCTTTTGGATACGAAAATCCTTTAACGGTAGGCAAGGTTGCCGAAGATGGAAACATCCATTTTACTTGGCCCGAAATGAACCTAGATACCATAGAAAATAGTGATATGTACATGACATCAATTCAAGAAATGGCAGGAGGTTCTTTTTGTAAGGACCCTGATGCAGTTTCCTCTAATGATAATGCAAAATTGGTTAAAGTAGATTATATCTACGTACATAAATATGGTCAACGTGTAGGAAGCATAATACCTTCGACACAAAAGGACCAAGAGCATAGAAAAGATCAACTGGGAACGACCCTATATTGGGTATTTAGTGATTCGGAAACTAGTGCAAATACAACTTGTGTAGAAAAAACGGAATGGGAGGGAGCCTACAGTTTTGATAAAATAACCACATATGACCTTCAGTTTTCAAAAGGATGGAATCTAGTGTCCACTACCTTGGAAGAAATGGAAGAGTGGGATAATGGCACAGAAAAGGGCAGTTTGCCAAAAATCATAAAAATTAAATCTGTAGATAAAATTCCGGACAGTATACATTGGTATCTAAACTACTGGGCAAATGATGAGCTATTGGAAAAAGAGCAGCAACTTATGATACTTAAGCCAATTGCAAAGGTAAAATATGAAAATTGGTTACCCAAGAAGTTAGGAAATTTAAAAAGGGCCAGTTTTGAAATCGGTAAAGAATTAGAGCGTTTGCCAACTACGAACAATATAAATATGATTTTTGAAAAAGGTCAGAAAACAATAGACCTTACCATTGTAGATTGCGCTGCTAATAAGGAAGCTTCAAGTGTGTTTACTTTAATGGAGGACATGGCTAGTCGCGATTGGAGGGATGAAAATGAAACAGGCTATAAGAGCGCTTCTAAAATAGGTGATAAACGGGTGATTACTGATTATGACCAAAAGGAGGCAAAGACACTTATTACCTATAATTCTAACCAGCGGTTTACAGTAAAAGCAGAAGCAATAAACCTTACGCCAGAAGAGCTTTGGGAGCAATTAAAAACATTGAATTTGGAGACTTTACTTGAAGACTAAGAAAAGGTTTTAATATTGGCGTTCTACTTTAAAAAAGATTTCATTTGGAGATATTACAAAATATTGATGATGAATAGATTTACGTTGTCTTTTTGTATCTCCAAACTGCCAATCCATTCATAATAATAGCAAAAAGCGAGGTTTTTAGTAGGTGAGGGAGAATATCCATAAAACCAGACCCCTTAAGCATAACCATGTGTATGACTTCTACAAAGTACTTTTTGATATTAAATCCGTAATAAATTGCGCCCATCTTGGCATGCGCTCAATAGGGGAGAACAAACTGATGTTCCTAATCATAGATTGAAAGAGGAGTGGATATTGCAATTGGTAAAGAAGTAGCACCAACCAATGATAGCTAAGTAAAGACAACGGGACTACATTTAATGCCATCACAAATGGTGCTGCGTATTTTGGAACACAAACCACTACATTAATGGTTAAAAAGCCAGGTATAGCTAAAAACAACTATCAATATCGTTTAAAGACGTCAAATACCAACACCCCTTTATGTGCTAATATGACTTCGGATACAGCACTATTAACTGTGCGTGTGCCAACTGTTATCACCAACAGGAGAATTATCCATAGGGTGAAAAAGCAGTAAAATCTTATTATTTCAAATAATTCCTTACTACACCACCTAATTTTTGGTTAAAAGTAGCTGCAAATAATCAGAATTTTGTTTGATAAAATTACTATATTGAATAAAAATAATTCTCATACCAACATTTATGAATCTTCAAGATTTGCACAATCATTCTTCACTTGATATTGCAGAGATAAAGCAAGAAGGTTTAAAAGCAATTGATATACTACATGGTTAGCTTTCCTCTATTTGCAGGTATTGCAGCTTCTGTGCTACATGTTATTTCAGGTCCAGATCATTTAGCTGCAGTTACGCCCTTAGCTATTGAAACCAAGCGTAAAGTTTGGAAAATTGGGTTGTTCTGGGGTTTTGGACATCTAACGGGAATGCTACTAATTGGCATGCTATTTCTTTTGTTTAAAGAGTATATTCCTTTAGAAAAAATATCTGAACATAGTGAGCAATTAGTAGGTATTGTTCTAATAGCTGTAGGAATCTGGGCATTTTTTAGCATCTTCTTTAAACATAAAGGGCACAAACATCCTCATGTTCATGATGGAAAGGAACCTTATATTCATGTTCATGAACACGAACATAATACTAGCAAATTGGAACATTCTCATGCGCATACTAAAAAAGTAAAACAAAACATGTGGTCTTCTTTTGGGATAGGTACTCTTCACGGTCTTGCTGGAATTGCTCATTTTATGCTTTTGTTACCAGTACTTGGGTTTAGAAATCAGTTGGATAGTATGCAGTATATCTTAGGCTTTGCATTAGGTACTGTTTTAGCCATGACGATATATACCTTTCTGTTGGGAAAAATCACGAATTATACAAAAGGGCAAAGTAAATCGCTTTATAAAACCATTCGTCTTTCTGGTGGAGTTTTTGCTATTCTAATCGGTGTCTACTGGTTGTATTTAGGGTATTAAAACTTTAAGGTAGTTATGATAACTCTATGATTTCCAGTGTCTGCGATTATCAATTTATTTTCTTGAGTCACTATTGAAAAAGGCCAGTATAACGAACTAGAAGTTCCGTGCATCGTTTCTTTATTTTCGCTCCCGGTTTTAAAATCGCGTTTTCCAATTACAGCCGTTGCTTTTTCATTGTTGCTTTGCGGAATGGTTTCAAACCATAATATTCTACTATTTCCAGTGTCGTTTACTAAAAGGCCATCTTTATAAAAACAAGCATCATACGTCCAGTTTAATGATTTGGAACTGGGAAATAAACCAAATTGGTTCTGTCCACAAGCATCAAAATCTATTTGACCAATGATAACATCTGCTGGTTTTGACAAAGCTTCATCAGCATTATTCCAAATAAGGTTTCGGTAGAATTGCGTATCCGAGACAGCCATTTGTTTCTTAGAATTTACTTTCACGGAATAGGGCCAAATAGGTTCATTGTTCTCATAATCACGAGTGGTAAAATCAGTTTTTCCGATTACTTTAGCGGCAGCTTTAAAATTCGTTTTCGGAATTTCATTATAGAAAAGAATTCTTCGATTTCCAGTATCTGCAATCCAAAGGCTTTTTCCATCTGAGAATACACCGTAGGGCCAGTTTAAAGTTTTTGCCGTTGGGTCATTTCCAATACCCTTTACATTGGGTTCGTTTGAAGTGAAATCGGGTTGACCAATAACAACATCCGCTGGTTGTCCGTTTCGTGTTGGTAACTCATGCCAAATTAAGACACGGTGATTCCAAGCATCACTCACAATTAAAATGTTGCCATTACTCCATATGCCAGAAGGATATTGCAAAGTATTTGCGGTAACCTTACCACCTGAGTTTCTACCCGTTTCAGAAACATGGGGCTGACCTAATATAATATCGGGTTCTTGGAATTCTGACGTGGGTAAATCTTTCCAAATAAAAACACGATTTCTACCGGTATCAGAAACAAATAAATGGTTTTTGGCTACAAAAACTCCTCTTGGTGCCAAGAAAGGTATTTGCTCTGAACCTTTAAAAATATAAGAATCGGTAACGTGTTTACCTAGTGTTTCAAATTGCATACTAACAGATTCTTGGTAATTGTTCTCCAGGTAACATACTTATAACCCGTTTACCGCCGATATTACTTTCCATTATCACTTGTTTGGGATGTTCTTCTACAACCCTCCCTATAATTCGAGCATTTTTCCCATTTTCATCTTGCTGTAATACAGCTAAAAGAGCATCTGCTTTTGATGCGGAAACGAAGGCAATAAATAAACCTTCATTAGCAACATACAAAGGGTCTAACCCCAATAATTCGCAGGCACTTGCTACTTGTTCGTCTATTGGAAAATCTCTTTGAGATAAGTCAATTCCAATCTCTGAGGATTGAGCAATTTCCTTGAGTACCGTTGCGACGCCACCTCGCGTAGGATCCGTTAGTAAATGAATACTTTCGCCAAACTCTTCTATTAATTTTATAATAGAATGATTTAGGTTGGTCGTATCACTTTCTATTTCAGAATCAAACTCTAAACCTTCGCGAACAGACATAATAGCCATTCCATGGGAAGCGATATTTCCACTAATAATAATTTTATCTCCTATAGCTATATTTTTAGCACTAATGTTGGCTCTAGGATGTATAGGGCCAACGCCGGAAGTATTGATAAATATTTTATCACCCTTTCCTTTTTCAACAACTTTGGTGTCTCCGGTAACCACCTGTACACCTGCTTTTTCGCAAGCAAATTTTATAGCTACAAGAATATCCCAAAACTCTTTTACAGGAAGCCCTTCTTCAATAATAAAACTTAATGAAAGATATTTGGGAGTAGCACCGCACATAGCCAAATCATTGATTGTTCCGTTAATGGCCAATTCACCTATATTTCCTCCAGGAAAAAAGATGGGAGAGACTAAAAAACTATCTGTAGAAAATGCAGTTTTACCATTTAGTTCTATAAAAGCACCATCATGACGTTCATCAAGAATTTCATTACTGAGTAAGTCAAAAACCCCGCTATCTAAAAGTTTATTTGTAAGTACACCGCCACTTCCATGACCCAGAGTGATAACATCAAATTCAAGTTTGGGCATGGGGCATTGTAGCTGCATGCGTATTTTATTTTTCTCTGACATTTAGATTTATTAAGCTTCTACTAGACCGGAAAAGTGGTAGTATGCCGCGCAGGCACCTTCACTACTAACCATGGGTGCGCCTAGCGGATTAGTAGGTTTACAGGTTTTGCCAAATTGAGTGCATTCAAAAGGTTTTTTAATACCTTTCATAATCTGACCCGAGATACATAAAGGATTTTCTGGAGCCTCTTCTATGGTAACATTATATTTAAGCGTGGCATCAAATTGGGCATACTTTTCACGAACGCCATATCCACTATCGGGAATTTCACCAATTCCTCGCCACATTTGATTTCGAATTTCAAATACTTCGTTAATTACTTTTTGAGCCTCAGGGTTACCCTCTTCACGAACAATACGTGCATATTGGTTTTCAACTTCAGATTTACTTTGCTCTAATTGCCGGATGACCATCAAAATACCTTGCAAAACATCCAAAGGTTCAAAACCGGTAACAACAATAGGCACTTTATATGCTGCAGATATGGGATAATATTCTGAATTTCCCATAATGGTGCATACATGACCTGCCGCTAGAAATCCATCAATTTTACTTTCTTCATCATCAATCACTGCTTTCATGGCCGGCGGAACCAATACATGAGATGCCAAAATAGAATAATTATTAACTCCTCTACGGTAGGCATGAATAACAGATAAGGCATTTGCCGGTGCTGTAGTTTCAAAACCAACGGCAAAGAAAACTACTTCTTTATCGGGATTGTCCTCTGCAATTTTTACAGCTTCTAAAGGAGAATATAGAATACGAACATCCCCGCCTTCAGCTTTAGCTTCCAACAGGTTTTTTTGGGAACCCGGCACACGGAGCATGTCTCCAAAAGAACAAAGAATAACTCCTTTTTCTAAGGCAAGATATATTGCTTTATCTATAAGATTTAAAGGTGTTACACAGACCGGGCAACCAGGCCCATGAATCATAGTAACCTTATCTGGCAACATTTCAATAATACCGTTTTTCACAAGGCTATGTGTTTGTCCGCCACACACTTCCATAATAGACCAAGGTCTGGAAACGGTTCTTTTTATTTCTTCTAAAATTTTTTTTGCTAACTCTGGGTCACGGTATTCCGACATATATTTCATAGTTCGCTATTTATCGGTTTTAGGTAAATACTCATCTACATCTTCTAGGTCTCCTAGTTCGCCAATCTCTTCGAGATATTTGAATGTTTTTTGTGCTTCTTCCTCATCTACTTTACTAATAGCAACACCAACATGAACCAATACATAATCACCTATATCTGCATCGGGGAGCATCTCTAAACTAGCTTCTTTGGTAATACCGCCAAAAGAGACTTTAGCCATACGTACCCTACCGTCATATTGTAGTTCAATACTCTTAATTTTACCTGGAATTGCTAAACACATAATTCAGTTTTTAATATGATGATAGTAGCATAATTGTCCGAACGAAATGTTCTCATCATTACTAGACAATATACGATTAAATTTTGACTTGATCCCTTGTTTTTGCGATAGCTGCGACAGTTTTTCTACTAAAATCGAATTCTGAAAAACACCTCCGCTACAGGCTATTGTTTTGTACGCATTTTGCTTAGCTATTTTTAGAATAATCAAAGCAAGGGTATAAATAAAACTATTCGCGATTCGTGATGTAGAAATACCTTCTGATTTTGCTTTCTGAATTGATGAAATCAAGGTTTTAACGGGAACATACTCGAAGTCTACATCAACCAGGAAATCAATAAAATCATTGCCTTTATAGTTCTTAGCCATATTCTCTAAAAGCATGGCAGCTTCTCCCTCATAGGTAGCTTTATCAATAATATCCAAAAGGGACGCAACAGCATCAAACAGTCTACCTACGGAAGAGGTTTTTAGATTATTATTTTCTAACATCTTGTTATATATTTTCCATTCTGTTTCTGAAAATTTTGGTTTGATCAGTTCTCTTTCAGATTTCGGAAGTATACTAATTAATGATAAACGTGGTTCTTTAGCCATTTTATCTGCCGCCATCCAATCTACATATTCAAAATGGGTAAGGCGTTCTATTTTTTTATTTTCATAGGTGAAAAATTCGCCA includes:
- a CDS encoding urease accessory protein UreH domain-containing protein: MVSFPLFAGIAASVLHVISGPDHLAAVTPLAIETKRKVWKIGLFWGFGHLTGMLLIGMLFLLFKEYIPLEKISEHSEQLVGIVLIAVGIWAFFSIFFKHKGHKHPHVHDGKEPYIHVHEHEHNTSKLEHSHAHTKKVKQNMWSSFGIGTLHGLAGIAHFMLLLPVLGFRNQLDSMQYILGFALGTVLAMTIYTFLLGKITNYTKGQSKSLYKTIRLSGGVFAILIGVYWLYLGY
- a CDS encoding NHL repeat-containing protein — protein: MQFETLGKHVTDSYIFKGSEQIPFLAPRGVFVAKNHLFVSDTGRNRVFIWKDLPTSEFQEPDIILGQPHVSETGRNSGGKVTANTLQYPSGIWSNGNILIVSDAWNHRVLIWHELPTRNGQPADVVIGQPDFTSNEPNVKGIGNDPTAKTLNWPYGVFSDGKSLWIADTGNRRILFYNEIPKTNFKAAAKVIGKTDFTTRDYENNEPIWPYSVKVNSKKQMAVSDTQFYRNLIWNNADEALSKPADVIIGQIDFDACGQNQFGLFPSSKSLNWTYDACFYKDGLLVNDTGNSRILWFETIPQSNNEKATAVIGKRDFKTGSENKETMHGTSSSLYWPFSIVTQENKLIIADTGNHRVIITTLKF
- the hypE gene encoding hydrogenase expression/formation protein HypE → MSEKNKIRMQLQCPMPKLEFDVITLGHGSGGVLTNKLLDSGVFDLLSNEILDERHDGAFIELNGKTAFSTDSFLVSPIFFPGGNIGELAINGTINDLAMCGATPKYLSLSFIIEEGLPVKEFWDILVAIKFACEKAGVQVVTGDTKVVEKGKGDKIFINTSGVGPIHPRANISAKNIAIGDKIIISGNIASHGMAIMSVREGLEFDSEIESDTTNLNHSIIKLIEEFGESIHLLTDPTRGGVATVLKEIAQSSEIGIDLSQRDFPIDEQVASACELLGLDPLYVANEGLFIAFVSASKADALLAVLQQDENGKNARIIGRVVEEHPKQVIMESNIGGKRVISMLPGEQLPRIC
- the hypD gene encoding hydrogenase formation protein HypD, which produces MKYMSEYRDPELAKKILEEIKRTVSRPWSIMEVCGGQTHSLVKNGIIEMLPDKVTMIHGPGCPVCVTPLNLIDKAIYLALEKGVILCSFGDMLRVPGSQKNLLEAKAEGGDVRILYSPLEAVKIAEDNPDKEVVFFAVGFETTAPANALSVIHAYRRGVNNYSILASHVLVPPAMKAVIDDEESKIDGFLAAGHVCTIMGNSEYYPISAAYKVPIVVTGFEPLDVLQGILMVIRQLEQSKSEVENQYARIVREEGNPEAQKVINEVFEIRNQMWRGIGEIPDSGYGVREKYAQFDATLKYNVTIEEAPENPLCISGQIMKGIKKPFECTQFGKTCKPTNPLGAPMVSSEGACAAYYHFSGLVEA
- a CDS encoding HypC/HybG/HupF family hydrogenase formation chaperone — encoded protein: MCLAIPGKIKSIELQYDGRVRMAKVSFGGITKEASLEMLPDADIGDYVLVHVGVAISKVDEEEAQKTFKYLEEIGELGDLEDVDEYLPKTDK